The following proteins are co-located in the Silene latifolia isolate original U9 population chromosome 1, ASM4854445v1, whole genome shotgun sequence genome:
- the LOC141589280 gene encoding disease resistance protein At4g27190-like, translating to MTLVESIPRWMCKETFEKFTAISLMSGHDFSALSGVKAPLLEILLLKGDVSLTTIASDFFQGMKNLKVLSLSNVNFNMGLPESMGELERLKTLHLHHCKLKDVKLIGKLVNLLVLSLRGSTLEELAVEIGELCMLRLLDMGDCKGVKRIPANILSRLSNLEGLYMLNGFENWASTNIEVSNIEQLLTVNNGQLIEQLGKRKSKHRVKSVAKKTECLVLRDCSRLTKNVVPDLDEDGFKDLKYLKVENCKVKSVIHSDEHNEPMAFANLEILELIYMDFLEMIGEGKASVGVFSNLRRLKLSYLPSLKCGLSLTSILLNFNEVSVESCPALKFVAYKDAKYETQIDLFPCLKSLHLNSVSHLSSVLEQSETEVFALFNLEIMKMRSLGSPSMFAALVQLEELEISRCDHLQEVINKETEGDEILKKAINFPKLKCLSLKYCWKMERFYRGSYNLKFPNLKSLCLSNNGDFTNFDGSENSTTLFSDKIEFRCLEGLDVQEVSNEVLRLWNWSSSPV from the exons ATGACGTTAGTTGAAAGTATCCCTCGTTGGATGTGTAAGGAGACGTTTGAGAAGTTCACAGCTATATCATTGATGTCTGGTCATGATTTTTCTGCACTGAGTGGAGTGAAAGCTCCTCTGCTTGAAATTTTGTTATTAAAAGGCGACGTATCACTAACAACTATAGCTTCTGATTTTTTCCAAGGAATGAAGAATCTAAAGGTTTTAAGCCTATCAAATGTGAACTTTAATATGGGGTTACCAGAATCAATGGGAGAATTGGAGCGTCTAAAAACATTGCATTTGCACCACTGTAAGTTGAAAGACGTTAAGTTGATTGGTAAGTTGGTGAACCTTCTTGTTCTCAGCTTGCGTGGATCAACGTTGGAAGAATTAGCAGTTGAAATTGGGGAGTTGTGCATGCTTCGATTGCTGGATATGGGAGATTGCAAAGGTGTGAAAAGAATCCCAGCTAATATCTTATCTCGTTTATCTAATTTAGAAGGTCTTTACATGCTCAATGGTTTTGAAAATTGGGCATCCACAAATATCGAA GTATCCAACATTGAACAATTGTTAACGGTGAATAATGGCCAGCTCATCGAGCAACTGGGGAA ACGCAAGTCCAAACATCGGGTTAAGAGCGTTGCTAAAAAAACCGAGTGTTTAGTACTACGTGATTGTAGTAGGCTCACCAAGAATGTTGTCCCCGACTTGGACGAGGACGGTTTTAAGGACTTGAAGTAtttgaaagttgaaaattgtAAGGTGAAATCTGTAATCCACTCAGATGAACATAATGAGCCAATGGCCTTTGCAAATCTGGAGATTTTGGAGCTAATATATATGGACTTCTTAGAGATGATAGGTGAAGGGAAAGCTTCAGTAGGAGTATTCTCTAATCTCCGTCGCCTCAAGTTAAGTTATTTGCCCAGCTTGAAATGTGGGTTGTCTTTGACTTCCATTTTACTTAACTTTAATGAGGTTTCTGTTGAATCCTGTCCAGCATTGAAATTCGTTGCTTATAAGGATGCAAAATACGAGACACAAATCGATTTGTTTCCTTGTTTGAAATCACTTCACTTAAACTCGGTTAGCCATCTATCCAGCGTTCTGGAGCAATCTGAAACTGAGGTGTTCGCTCTCTTCAATTTAGAG ATCATGAA GATGCGTAGCTTGGGGTCTCCATCTATGTTTGCTGCACTTGTCCAACTTGAAGAACTGGAGATAAGTAGATGTGACCATTTACAAGAAGTCATAAACAAAGAGACAGAAGGGGACGAAATCCTTAAAAAGGCTATTAATTTTCCCAAATTGAAATGTCTTTCCTTGAAATATTGTTGGAAAATGGAAAGGTTCTATAGAGGAAGTTATAATCTTAAGTTCCCTAATTTGAAATCACTGTGTTTATCAAACAACGGTGACTTCACTAATTTTGATGGGTCAGAAAACTCAACCACCTTATTCTCCGATAAG ATTGAATTCCGATGCCTAGAGGGACTGGACGTACAAGAAGTGTCCAACGAAGTTTTGAGGTTATGGAATTGGTCTTCATCACCTGTGTAA